From one Clostridium cylindrosporum DSM 605 genomic stretch:
- a CDS encoding CDIF630_02480 family spore surface protein, with protein sequence MASDNTKEHNIKIPIEKHDTAAWANIEKLQPVSNVSIPHKSEVRNAKDWVDANQK encoded by the coding sequence ATGGCAAGCGATAACACTAAAGAACATAATATTAAAATTCCAATAGAAAAGCACGATACTGCTGCATGGGCGAACATTGAGAAGCTTCAACCAGTTAGTAATGTATCAATACCTCATAAGTCTGAAGTAAGAAATGCTAAGGATTGGGTAGACGCGAATCAAAAGTAG